In the Roseofilum casamattae BLCC-M143 genome, CTGCTCTACCTAAAATCTACCTAAAACCACCCTAACACCATAGGGGTGGAAAGGCTAGTGGTCTGTCAATGCTTTATTAACGGATATAAATGCTTTAACTTAATCCGAGCTTCTTCAGTGGTAAATTGCCAATCCATGACTGAGCCAGTTTGATTTCTCTGTTTCTCCCAAGCCGCTATTTCCTTTTTCAATATATCTTTTTTGGCAATACGTCGATTCAGACATTGTCGGTTTAAAACACTTAATTCAATTTCTGCCATATTTAACCAACTGCCATGTTTTGGAGTATAGTGAAATTCTAATTTGCTCAAAATACGTTGAGCTTCATCCGGTTCAAAAGCCTTATATAATGAGGCTTTCACATGGGTATTCAAGT is a window encoding:
- a CDS encoding transposase, whose amino-acid sequence is PLTGWRHVEVTDQRTQRDYGQQMKYLVDECFPGAEKIILVQDNLNTHVKASLYKAFEPDEAQRILSKLEFHYTPKHGSWLNMAEIELSVLNRQCLNRRIAKKDILKKEIAAWEKQRNQTGSVMDWQFTTEEARIKLKHLYPLIKH